In Exiguobacterium sp. 9-2, the genomic window GAAACGGTCCGCTGCTTTTTCATGTTTCTCTGACAAAAGAGTATCGTTTAGGGGAAATCAGCCAGTGCAAGCCATTCTTTTCGTTTCATAGTATACTAAAAGAGTAGTAGGATAGAGGAGTAGAGTTTAGTTTATAGGAGGAGACAGCATGTCAGAAGAAGCACGTATTTTAGTCGTCGACGATGAGGAACGAATTCGTCGCCTGTTGAAGATGTATCTGGAGCGGGAAAATTTCACGATCGAGGAAGCAGACAATGGAGAGACGGCGCTTGAAATGGCGCTTGAGACAGAATACGATGTCATTCTCCTCGACTTGATGATGCCGAAGATGGACGGGATGCAAGTTTGTGAAGAACTACGGAAAACGAAAGCGACGCCGGTCGTCATGCTGACGGCAAAAGGTGAAGAAACGAATCGCGTCCATGGGTTTGAAATGGGGGCAGATGATTATATCGTCAAACCATTCAGTCCACGCGAAGTCGTTTTGCGTGTCAAAGCAATCCTTCGCCGAGCGAGTGCAACGAAATTCCTCCATACGGATGCGAAAACAAAAGATGTCATCGTCTTCCCACATTTGACGATTGATAATGACGCACACCGCGTGACGGTTGAATCACAAGAAGTCAATTTAACACCAAAAGAATATGAACTCCTGTATTTCTTGGCAAAACAAACGGACAAAGTATTCTCACGGGAACAACTACTCAAGGAAGTCTGGAACTATGAATTTTTTGGGGATCTTCGGACGGTCGATACACACGTCAAACGTCTGCGTGAAAAGCTGAATCGTTTGTCTCCGAACGCTGCTCAAATGATCACGACGGTCTGGGGTGTCGGATACAAGTTCGAGAATAGTCCGACCTGACGATGAAATGGTTGCAAAGTGTAGTCATCAAACTATGGGGCACGATCCTATTGCTTGTCTCGGTCGTCTTGATCGCCTTGACGATCTTGTTACTTGAATTTTTCAACTCTTTTCATATCGAACAGGAGCGGGGGCACCTTGCAAAGCTCGGTCAACAAGTCGAGACCGTCTTTCAGGCGCACTCCGGTATCGAGGAAGGATCGAGTACTGCTGTCGAAATCACGGATATATATGGCGCGACATTAATTGCGAAGACCCAGGACGATTCTGTCGAAGCGAACATTTCACAAGCGAAAGCGAACCGGATTATCAAGGAGCTCGAACGTCAGAACTGGAAAGCGATCGATGGTGAAGAAGGTGAAACGGCAATCGGTAATTACGAGACCTTCGATGGAAAGGCGGCACTCGCGTATCGAGCACCGCTCATTACGGATAGCGGCAACGGAACGATCTACTTGATCGAACAATTGACGAATATCGAGCAAGCGAATGAAGGCGCACGTCAAATCATTCAGCTCTGTGT contains:
- a CDS encoding response regulator transcription factor is translated as MSEEARILVVDDEERIRRLLKMYLERENFTIEEADNGETALEMALETEYDVILLDLMMPKMDGMQVCEELRKTKATPVVMLTAKGEETNRVHGFEMGADDYIVKPFSPREVVLRVKAILRRASATKFLHTDAKTKDVIVFPHLTIDNDAHRVTVESQEVNLTPKEYELLYFLAKQTDKVFSREQLLKEVWNYEFFGDLRTVDTHVKRLREKLNRLSPNAAQMITTVWGVGYKFENSPT